In Candidatus Paceibacterota bacterium, one genomic interval encodes:
- a CDS encoding MFS transporter, with amino-acid sequence MQKPRLSFWQIWNMSFGFFGIQFGWGLQMANMSAIYQYLGAKEADIAFLWLAAPLTGLIVQPIVGYCSDRTWGAFGRRRPYFLVGAILASLALIAMPNSGTVWMAAGLLWILDASVNVTMEPFRAFVGDLLPTEQRKSGFAMQSLLIGLGAVLSSALPYMLTNWFGVVSEAGQGAIPRTVQLAFYIGSGVFFVAVLYTIMTTKEYPPEDLAAFRQRKAASAGWVNALREIISGIGSMPRAMRQLAVVQFFTWFALFCMWIYFTPAVATKVFGGVPGSPEYQRGNEWGGVCFGVYNGTAFVFAIVLLALVRRFSARGIHRICLLCGGGGLILAFAVRQPHLLLVSMLLVGVAWASILSMPYAMLSNAIPADKMGFYMGVFNFFIVIPQILASLGLGTLMKFVLGDNPMNAVLLGGCAMVLAGLCVGLVSKDVDRAGVHETAPTPAVK; translated from the coding sequence ATGCAAAAACCACGATTAAGCTTCTGGCAAATCTGGAACATGAGTTTCGGGTTCTTTGGCATCCAGTTCGGCTGGGGCCTCCAGATGGCCAATATGAGCGCCATCTACCAGTACCTCGGCGCGAAGGAAGCGGATATTGCGTTTCTCTGGCTGGCGGCGCCGCTGACGGGGCTGATTGTGCAGCCGATCGTCGGCTACTGCAGCGACCGCACCTGGGGCGCTTTCGGACGGCGGCGGCCTTACTTCCTGGTCGGGGCGATCCTGGCCAGCCTGGCGCTGATTGCCATGCCGAATTCCGGGACGGTGTGGATGGCGGCGGGGTTGCTGTGGATTCTGGACGCCAGTGTGAATGTCACGATGGAGCCGTTCCGGGCGTTTGTGGGCGACCTGCTGCCAACGGAGCAGCGCAAGAGCGGGTTTGCCATGCAGAGCCTGCTGATCGGACTGGGGGCGGTGCTCTCCTCGGCGCTGCCTTATATGCTCACCAATTGGTTCGGTGTGGTGAGCGAGGCGGGCCAGGGCGCAATCCCACGCACGGTGCAACTGGCTTTTTACATCGGTTCGGGCGTTTTCTTTGTGGCGGTGCTCTACACCATCATGACGACGAAGGAGTATCCACCGGAAGACCTGGCGGCGTTCCGTCAGAGGAAGGCCGCGTCCGCCGGGTGGGTCAACGCGCTCCGGGAGATCATCAGCGGCATTGGGTCCATGCCGCGGGCGATGCGGCAACTGGCGGTGGTGCAGTTCTTTACGTGGTTTGCCTTGTTCTGCATGTGGATCTATTTCACGCCGGCGGTGGCGACGAAGGTGTTCGGCGGCGTGCCGGGCTCGCCGGAATACCAGCGCGGCAACGAGTGGGGCGGGGTTTGCTTTGGGGTTTACAATGGGACGGCCTTCGTGTTCGCCATCGTGTTGCTGGCGTTGGTTCGCCGGTTCTCCGCGCGGGGGATTCACCGGATTTGCCTGCTCTGCGGCGGTGGCGGTTTGATTCTTGCCTTCGCGGTGCGCCAGCCGCACTTGCTCCTGGTCTCGATGCTGCTGGTGGGCGTGGCGTGGGCGAGCATTCTGTCCATGCCGTATGCGATGCTGTCCAACGCCATCCCGGCGGATAAGATGGGATTCTACATGGGCGTCTTCAACTTCTTCATTGTCATCCCGCAGATTCTGGCCTCGCTGGGGCTGGGCACGCTGATGAAGTTCGTCCTGGGCGACAACCCGATGAACGCCGTGCTCCTGGGAGGCTGCGCGATGGTGCTGGCGGGCTTGTGTGTGGGGTTGGTGTCGAAGGATGTGGACCGCGCCGGCGTGCACGAGACAGCCCCCACGCCGGCCGTGAAATAG
- the hpnI gene encoding bacteriohopanetetrol glucosamine biosynthesis glycosyltransferase HpnI, which translates to MFLNLTLAALALLSLALTVWQWLVARRFPLHRRGAASASSSDSGRSRREQRLAGSPQAPAAPQPAVTLLKPLKGCDAATEDCLRSWFTQDYAGPVQILFGVADAEDPVCGVVRKLLQDFPQRDARLVVCGPLLGANAKVSKLVELEQLAKHDLLIISDADVRVPPDCLANVVAPLQQPEAGLVNCFYRLANPTTLAMQWEAIAINADFWSQVLQARSLRPIDFALGAVMALRRAQLTEIGGFRALADCLADDYQLGNRIAQRGYCIALSPVVVECWSAPMGWSEVWKHQLRWARTIRVCQPAPYFFSVLSNATLWPLLWLLSTPSTLVLAVAFGCVLTRVLTALNLEHRLTGPRPPFAHCWLVPVKDLLQAVIWLLAFLGNRIEWRGHRMRLRRNGTLVRG; encoded by the coding sequence GTGTTCCTGAACCTGACCCTCGCCGCACTCGCGCTTCTCAGCTTGGCCCTGACGGTCTGGCAATGGCTTGTCGCCCGGCGCTTTCCGCTTCACCGGCGCGGGGCCGCTTCCGCCTCATCCTCAGACTCGGGCCGCAGCCGGCGTGAGCAGCGGCTGGCTGGCTCCCCCCAGGCGCCCGCTGCGCCGCAACCCGCTGTCACCCTGCTCAAACCCCTCAAGGGGTGCGATGCCGCCACGGAGGATTGCCTGCGAAGCTGGTTCACGCAGGATTACGCGGGTCCCGTGCAGATTCTCTTCGGCGTGGCCGACGCGGAAGATCCCGTGTGCGGAGTTGTCCGCAAGCTGCTGCAGGACTTTCCGCAGCGCGATGCCCGGTTGGTCGTGTGCGGGCCGCTGCTCGGGGCCAATGCCAAGGTTTCCAAACTGGTCGAGTTGGAGCAATTGGCAAAGCACGACCTGCTCATCATCAGCGACGCCGATGTCAGAGTGCCGCCGGATTGCCTGGCAAACGTCGTCGCGCCCTTGCAGCAGCCGGAGGCAGGCCTGGTGAACTGCTTCTACCGCCTGGCAAATCCCACCACCCTGGCCATGCAGTGGGAGGCTATCGCCATCAATGCCGACTTCTGGAGCCAGGTTTTGCAAGCCCGGAGCCTTAGGCCAATAGACTTCGCTTTGGGCGCGGTTATGGCTTTGCGGCGCGCTCAACTCACGGAGATCGGCGGCTTCAGGGCGCTGGCGGATTGCCTGGCCGACGACTACCAGTTGGGCAATCGCATTGCGCAGCGAGGCTATTGCATTGCCCTTTCGCCCGTGGTCGTCGAATGCTGGTCGGCGCCGATGGGCTGGTCGGAGGTTTGGAAACATCAACTCCGGTGGGCACGGACTATTCGCGTCTGCCAGCCCGCGCCTTACTTCTTCAGCGTCTTGAGCAACGCCACGCTTTGGCCGCTGCTCTGGCTCCTCAGCACACCCAGCACGCTGGTGTTGGCCGTGGCCTTCGGTTGCGTCCTGACCCGCGTCCTGACCGCGCTCAACCTGGAACATCGGCTGACTGGCCCCCGCCCTCCATTTGCCCACTGCTGGCTGGTGCCAGTGAAAGACCTGCTGCAAGCGGTGATTTGGCTTTTGGCTTTTCTCGGCAACCGCATCGAATGGCGCGGGCACCGGATGCGTCTCCGCCGCAACGGCACGCTGGTACGGGGCTAA
- a CDS encoding DegT/DnrJ/EryC1/StrS family aminotransferase yields the protein MSNQLAINGGPKAVTNQLQGWPQFDENAVKSVEAVLRSGKVNYWTGKRGMEFEKQFAEWQGSKHAISVATGTAALHVALASLGIGPGDEVIVPSYTFIASSFSVVQAGAIPRFADVNLEDHCISVESAEKLVTPRTKAIMPVHLYGNVCDMDKILAFARRHKLFVIEDNAEAFGGAYKGKKTGTLGHIAGCSFCQNKTFTTGGEGGMVTTDDEDLAWKARSFRDHGYDVKQRLSLLELEQKLPYIHNMVGWNYRMTEMQSAIGLAELARMETWNMPRRRRNAQVLLNALKTSKHIKYFPVDTPERQNGWYVLAFSLEVERLKCDIKQFVAAVAAEGAPVWKVFWPQCHTERAFQEHNAFGRTGFPFKSKEYATPASVDYREVEVPNARWHEAHTFTCFAYPTYTESDMEQIANAILKVIRAYEK from the coding sequence ATGAGCAACCAACTGGCGATTAACGGCGGCCCCAAGGCCGTGACCAATCAACTGCAAGGCTGGCCGCAGTTTGACGAGAATGCAGTCAAGTCGGTCGAGGCGGTGTTGCGCTCCGGCAAGGTTAACTACTGGACCGGCAAGCGGGGCATGGAATTCGAGAAGCAATTTGCCGAGTGGCAAGGCAGCAAACACGCCATCAGCGTGGCCACCGGCACGGCGGCCCTGCATGTCGCGCTGGCCTCATTGGGCATCGGCCCCGGCGACGAGGTCATTGTGCCCAGCTACACCTTTATCGCGAGCAGCTTCTCCGTCGTTCAGGCCGGGGCCATCCCCCGCTTCGCGGATGTGAACCTGGAGGACCACTGCATCAGCGTGGAGTCGGCGGAGAAGTTGGTGACGCCGCGGACCAAAGCGATCATGCCGGTGCATCTCTACGGCAACGTCTGCGACATGGACAAGATCCTGGCCTTCGCCAGGCGGCACAAGCTGTTCGTGATTGAGGATAATGCCGAAGCGTTCGGCGGCGCCTACAAGGGCAAGAAGACGGGGACGCTCGGCCACATCGCCGGCTGCAGTTTCTGCCAGAACAAGACCTTCACCACCGGCGGGGAAGGCGGCATGGTTACGACCGACGACGAGGATCTGGCCTGGAAGGCGCGCAGCTTCCGGGACCACGGCTACGACGTGAAGCAGCGACTGAGCTTGCTCGAACTCGAGCAGAAGCTGCCCTACATCCACAACATGGTCGGCTGGAACTATCGGATGACCGAAATGCAATCGGCAATCGGCCTGGCTGAGCTGGCGCGGATGGAAACCTGGAACATGCCGCGGCGGCGCCGCAACGCGCAGGTCCTGCTCAACGCGCTTAAGACCTCCAAGCATATCAAGTATTTTCCCGTGGACACCCCCGAGCGGCAGAACGGGTGGTATGTGCTGGCCTTTTCGCTGGAGGTGGAGCGCCTCAAGTGCGATATCAAGCAGTTTGTTGCCGCCGTCGCCGCCGAAGGCGCGCCGGTCTGGAAAGTGTTCTGGCCGCAATGCCACACCGAACGGGCATTTCAGGAGCACAACGCTTTTGGCCGCACCGGCTTCCCGTTCAAGTCGAAGGAATATGCCACCCCGGCGAGCGTTGACTACCGCGAGGTGGAAGTGCCGAATGCCCGCTGGCACGAGGCCCACACATTCACCTGCTTCGCGTACCCCACTTACACCGAGTCCGACATGGAGCAGATCGCCAACGCGATTCTGAAGGTGATCCGGGCGTACGAGAAATAG
- a CDS encoding prepilin-type N-terminal cleavage/methylation domain-containing protein codes for MHAFTLIELLVVIAIIAILAALLLPALTKAKSKAKQAGCINNLRQIGLGLAIYLNDFRAYPSCYSVTPQVYAVWPTRLLSVMANNRAVFCCPAARPDAAWNTNANKTLGARRPEGTFDPYGITLNTRFSLAYNDWGLDLGHDPQLGLGGDINGYWTFRGPVTEAMVRKPVDMIMLGDARAFENPSLYNTWPANLDPTQYDQWPSNRHNRQTDLLFCDGHAAAARRRDVVDPANLLWRARWNNDNDPHTADIAAWPVDWAREALIDP; via the coding sequence CTGCATGCCTTCACCCTGATCGAACTGCTGGTGGTTATCGCCATTATCGCCATTCTGGCGGCGCTGCTCCTGCCTGCCCTCACCAAAGCCAAGAGCAAGGCCAAACAGGCTGGCTGTATCAACAATCTCCGGCAGATCGGCCTCGGCCTGGCGATTTACCTGAACGACTTCAGGGCTTACCCGAGCTGTTACTCGGTGACACCGCAGGTCTACGCCGTCTGGCCGACCCGGCTCCTGTCCGTGATGGCCAATAATCGAGCGGTGTTTTGCTGCCCCGCCGCACGGCCTGACGCAGCCTGGAATACCAACGCCAACAAGACTCTGGGGGCGAGACGCCCGGAGGGCACTTTTGATCCCTACGGGATTACCCTGAACACCCGTTTCTCCCTCGCCTATAACGATTGGGGGCTCGATTTGGGCCACGACCCTCAGCTCGGGTTGGGCGGGGACATCAATGGCTATTGGACGTTCCGGGGCCCGGTGACGGAAGCCATGGTGCGCAAACCGGTTGACATGATCATGCTCGGGGACGCGCGGGCTTTCGAGAATCCGTCCCTGTACAACACTTGGCCGGCGAACCTGGACCCCACGCAGTACGACCAGTGGCCATCGAATCGGCACAATCGCCAGACGGATTTGTTGTTCTGCGACGGTCATGCCGCCGCCGCCCGGCGGCGTGATGTGGTTGACCCGGCCAATCTGCTCTGGCGCGCCCGCTGGAACAATGACAACGACCCGCACACGGCCGATATTGCAGCTTGGCCAGTGGACTGGGCCCGGGAAGCGTTGATTGATCCTTGA
- a CDS encoding NUDIX domain-containing protein, translating into MPSPFWPWPGSGTRRSVLNVQEELFDIVNERDEVIGQRPRSEVHRLGLMHRSVHVLVFNAAGQVYLQKRSMKKDRQPGLWDSSASGHVAAGEDYDACAIRELGEEIGLKVAAAPQRLFKLAASAETDQEHVWVYRCKAEGPFRLDAEEIERGGWFSPGRVTSWMAERPQDFAGALLAIWNRVGHEARFASANRPPRRG; encoded by the coding sequence ATGCCCTCTCCATTCTGGCCCTGGCCAGGCTCCGGAACCAGGCGCTCAGTCCTTAACGTGCAGGAAGAACTCTTCGATATCGTCAACGAGCGCGACGAAGTCATCGGGCAGCGGCCGCGCAGCGAAGTGCATCGCCTGGGCTTGATGCACCGGTCGGTGCATGTCCTGGTGTTCAACGCGGCCGGGCAGGTCTATCTGCAGAAGCGTTCGATGAAGAAGGATCGCCAGCCCGGCTTGTGGGATTCGTCTGCCTCGGGCCATGTGGCTGCCGGCGAGGATTATGACGCTTGCGCTATAAGGGAGTTGGGAGAGGAAATCGGCCTGAAGGTGGCAGCCGCCCCGCAGCGGTTGTTCAAGCTCGCGGCCAGCGCTGAAACCGACCAGGAGCACGTGTGGGTCTATCGCTGCAAAGCCGAGGGGCCGTTTCGGCTGGACGCCGAGGAAATCGAGCGCGGTGGTTGGTTTTCGCCAGGAAGAGTCACTTCCTGGATGGCAGAACGGCCGCAGGACTTTGCGGGGGCGCTATTGGCAATCTGGAATAGGGTTGGCCACGAAGCGCGATTCGCTTCGGCAAACCGACCGCCGAGGCGGGGGTGA
- the rsmA gene encoding 16S rRNA (adenine(1518)-N(6)/adenine(1519)-N(6))-dimethyltransferase RsmA, with protein MKLTEMKLLLAEHGILLTKSLGQNFLHDANQIRRIMMAAELKKSDRVLEVGPGLGPLTELLVEQAGEVLAIEKDARLVEVLKLRFRPEAGKQPVLRLLHGDALEYLSRDPHDWSGWKLVANLPFSVASLILVELATKGSACAPARESVGNGAHLPSQAGRGPERIVITLQLEVAKRLLAKAGAPDYGVLTLLVQLEYELQDWFKIPASCFFPEPDVDSACICLLRRKEPLLPPEPRGAFARIIKRSFSQRRKMMLKLLKEDWPELRLIGEFERLNLSPQIRAEEVSLEQFVSLAQALSQGPG; from the coding sequence ATGAAACTCACGGAGATGAAGCTGCTCCTGGCGGAGCACGGCATACTGCTGACGAAGTCTCTGGGCCAGAACTTCCTCCACGATGCCAATCAGATTCGGCGCATCATGATGGCGGCGGAGCTCAAGAAGTCGGATCGGGTATTGGAGGTCGGGCCGGGTCTTGGGCCGCTGACCGAACTGCTGGTGGAGCAAGCGGGCGAAGTCCTGGCCATCGAAAAGGATGCGAGGCTGGTGGAGGTGCTCAAACTGCGGTTCCGGCCCGAGGCCGGCAAGCAACCTGTGTTGCGGTTGCTTCACGGTGACGCGCTCGAGTACCTGAGCCGGGACCCGCACGACTGGAGTGGGTGGAAGCTGGTGGCCAACCTGCCCTTCTCGGTCGCCTCGCTGATCCTGGTGGAGTTGGCCACGAAGGGGTCGGCGTGTGCGCCAGCCCGGGAATCTGTGGGGAATGGGGCGCACCTTCCCAGCCAGGCGGGGCGCGGCCCGGAGCGGATAGTGATCACGCTGCAACTTGAGGTGGCCAAGCGGCTGCTGGCAAAGGCGGGCGCTCCTGATTACGGCGTGCTGACGCTGCTGGTCCAGCTCGAGTACGAACTGCAGGACTGGTTTAAGATACCGGCCAGTTGCTTCTTCCCGGAGCCGGACGTGGATTCAGCCTGCATCTGCTTGCTGCGCCGCAAGGAGCCCCTGCTCCCACCGGAACCGCGAGGCGCATTCGCCCGGATCATCAAGCGGAGCTTCTCCCAGCGGCGCAAGATGATGCTCAAACTGCTGAAGGAAGATTGGCCCGAATTGCGCCTGATCGGGGAGTTCGAGCGCCTGAATCTATCCCCGCAAATCCGTGCGGAGGAAGTCTCCCTGGAACAGTTTGTTAGCTTGGCGCAGGCTCTGTCCCAAGGCCCGGGATGA
- a CDS encoding aspartate aminotransferase family protein, whose product MTLLRAYESRNVTSIEANGSWPIVWERARGVHVWDADGKKYLDMTAAFGVAATGHANPEVVRAGQQQMATLLHAMGDVHPHALKAQLARELSRITFERWRAKPVNSARPVRVAAGKTTFCNSGFEAVEAALKTALRATGKPGVVAFEGAYHGLGYGALNVTQRAHFRLPFRSQLREFGHFVMFPKSGAAHPDSAMRTTESQIRRLFRSKRIGAILVEPIQVRGGVNFPPPGFLPLLRRLCDEHQALLILDEIYTGFGRTGKWFACEHSGTVPDLICLGKALTGGFPLSACVGRADLMDAAWPPSSGEAIHTSTFLGHPVGCAMALAQIKQIAARQLVHRSASLGNLLLASLSSLARRPSSLALAPRGMGLLAGLEVCSSDGAPATAPVLKAVKALLRRGFIFLPEGEHSNVIGFTPPLTISANQLRQAIHALGVVLTA is encoded by the coding sequence TTGACCCTGTTGCGCGCCTATGAATCGCGCAATGTCACGTCTATCGAGGCGAATGGTTCCTGGCCCATTGTGTGGGAGCGGGCCAGGGGCGTGCACGTCTGGGACGCGGACGGGAAGAAGTATTTGGATATGACCGCTGCCTTCGGGGTGGCGGCGACCGGGCATGCCAATCCGGAAGTGGTCAGGGCCGGGCAACAACAAATGGCGACGCTGCTGCATGCGATGGGCGATGTCCATCCGCACGCGCTCAAGGCACAGTTAGCGCGCGAGTTGAGCCGGATCACGTTCGAGCGTTGGCGAGCCAAGCCTGTAAACTCCGCCCGGCCTGTGCGGGTGGCTGCGGGCAAGACAACCTTCTGCAACTCAGGCTTCGAGGCCGTCGAAGCGGCGCTTAAGACGGCGCTGCGGGCCACCGGCAAGCCCGGCGTGGTTGCCTTTGAGGGGGCCTATCATGGTCTGGGTTATGGGGCGCTCAACGTCACCCAACGGGCGCATTTTCGTTTGCCGTTCCGCAGCCAGCTTCGCGAATTCGGGCACTTCGTGATGTTTCCCAAGTCAGGCGCCGCTCATCCTGACTCAGCGATGCGGACGACTGAGTCCCAAATACGCCGCTTGTTCCGGAGCAAGCGCATTGGTGCGATCCTGGTCGAGCCAATCCAGGTCCGCGGCGGCGTCAATTTCCCCCCGCCGGGGTTCCTGCCGTTGTTGCGGCGCCTTTGCGACGAACACCAGGCCCTGCTGATATTGGATGAGATTTACACCGGCTTTGGCCGCACCGGGAAGTGGTTTGCCTGCGAGCACTCCGGCACAGTGCCGGACCTGATCTGCCTGGGCAAAGCGCTGACCGGGGGCTTTCCGTTGTCCGCTTGCGTCGGACGCGCCGATTTGATGGACGCAGCCTGGCCGCCGTCGAGCGGGGAAGCGATTCATACCAGCACGTTTCTGGGACATCCCGTCGGCTGTGCAATGGCGTTGGCCCAGATTAAACAGATCGCCGCCCGACAACTGGTCCACCGCAGCGCCAGTCTGGGCAATCTCCTGCTTGCTTCCCTTTCCTCCCTCGCTCGCCGCCCGTCGTCCCTCGCCCTGGCCCCTCGTGGAATGGGCCTGCTGGCGGGCCTGGAAGTGTGCTCCTCCGACGGAGCCCCGGCAACCGCACCTGTCCTGAAGGCAGTCAAAGCGCTCCTGCGGCGCGGGTTTATATTCCTGCCTGAGGGGGAACACTCCAACGTCATCGGATTCACTCCACCCCTGACCATCTCCGCGAACCAACTCCGGCAAGCAATTCATGCGCTGGGGGTGGTGCTCACCGCATGA
- a CDS encoding radical SAM protein, with product MSDTLVINEIYLSLQGESTFAGWPCIFIRLTGCDLRCSYCDTAYAFSRGHRKSLAQVRAEVRRLAGPFHEARRPQAGRGGGLLPLVELTGGEPLLQGNSLPLMRALCDDGFTVLLETNGAHDISPVDPRVRRIMDLKCPSSGEAARNRWENLRHLRSTDEIKFVIATREDYRWAKECIARHKLAAICPLLFSWAHPLAPSQQHISLNKPPPAQTPISRKDLAEKIIADRLPVRFQIQLHKVIWAPEARGV from the coding sequence ATGTCCGACACGCTGGTCATCAATGAAATCTACCTGAGTTTGCAGGGCGAGAGCACGTTCGCGGGATGGCCGTGCATCTTCATCCGGCTGACCGGCTGCGACCTGCGCTGCTCGTATTGCGACACCGCGTATGCGTTTTCCCGGGGCCACAGGAAATCACTGGCGCAAGTCCGCGCGGAAGTCCGGCGGTTGGCCGGCCCGTTCCATGAAGCCCGAAGGCCGCAAGCCGGACGCGGCGGAGGCCTGCTGCCTTTGGTGGAATTGACGGGAGGGGAGCCGTTGCTGCAGGGGAATTCCCTGCCGCTCATGCGGGCGCTGTGCGACGACGGTTTCACGGTGCTGCTCGAAACCAACGGCGCGCATGACATTTCCCCGGTGGACCCGCGCGTGCGGCGCATCATGGACTTGAAATGCCCCAGCAGCGGTGAGGCGGCCCGCAATCGCTGGGAGAACCTGCGCCACCTTAGGAGCACTGACGAAATCAAATTTGTCATCGCCACCCGCGAGGATTACCGGTGGGCCAAAGAATGCATCGCCAGGCACAAGCTCGCCGCCATCTGTCCGTTGCTATTCTCGTGGGCCCATCCGCTCGCGCCCAGCCAGCAGCACATCTCGCTTAACAAACCGCCGCCGGCGCAGACGCCGATTTCGCGCAAGGACCTGGCCGAGAAGATAATTGCCGACAGATTGCCCGTGCGCTTCCAGATTCAGTTGCACAAGGTGATCTGGGCGCCAGAGGCGAGAGGGGTTTGA
- a CDS encoding Glu/Leu/Phe/Val dehydrogenase: MEIYDHPTFRMACQQFDLAADHLQMPQSERDRVKYPKRAVTVALPIHRDDGSTEVLTGHRVQHHLALGPTKGGLRFHPDVTLGEVAALAMWMSWKCGLTGLPYGGAKGGVACDPSKLSIQELERVTRRYTQEMIPFIGPQVDVMAPDLGTNEQVMAWMMDTYSVHVGTTVPSIVTGKPVALGGSLGRREATGRGVGYLVNRATDTIGLDISKATAAIQGFGNVGAVAALSLARYGVKVVAVTDAFGGVHNANGLDLWGLEKHVAGHKTVAGFPEAEPISNEQLLVLPCDILVPAALERQITQANAGKVQCRIIAEAANGPTTPEGDAILAQRPEIFVLPDILCNAGGVVVSYFEWVQDLQSFFWGETEVVDKLFRILETAYTQVVTLSRKQKIPMRMAALTLGIKRVQEAKRIRGLFP, encoded by the coding sequence ATGGAAATCTACGATCATCCAACTTTCCGGATGGCATGTCAGCAGTTTGACTTGGCGGCCGATCACCTGCAGATGCCCCAATCCGAGCGCGATCGTGTCAAATATCCCAAGCGCGCGGTGACCGTAGCCCTGCCGATTCATCGTGACGACGGCTCCACGGAGGTTCTCACCGGCCACCGCGTACAGCACCATCTCGCGCTCGGTCCCACCAAGGGCGGCTTGCGCTTTCACCCGGACGTGACCCTGGGCGAAGTCGCTGCCCTGGCAATGTGGATGAGCTGGAAATGCGGCCTAACCGGGCTGCCCTATGGCGGTGCCAAAGGCGGCGTCGCCTGTGATCCCAGCAAGCTATCCATCCAGGAGCTGGAGCGTGTGACCCGGCGCTATACGCAGGAGATGATTCCGTTCATCGGCCCCCAGGTGGATGTGATGGCCCCCGACCTCGGGACCAATGAGCAAGTTATGGCCTGGATGATGGACACGTATTCCGTACACGTTGGCACCACCGTGCCCAGCATTGTCACCGGCAAACCGGTCGCGCTGGGCGGCTCGCTGGGCCGGCGCGAGGCCACCGGCCGCGGCGTCGGCTATCTCGTCAACCGTGCCACGGATACCATTGGTTTGGACATCAGCAAAGCCACCGCCGCGATCCAGGGCTTCGGCAATGTGGGCGCCGTCGCCGCGCTGTCGCTGGCGCGCTACGGCGTGAAAGTGGTGGCGGTAACCGATGCCTTCGGCGGCGTTCACAATGCCAACGGGCTGGACCTTTGGGGCCTGGAAAAGCATGTTGCTGGCCATAAGACCGTGGCTGGCTTCCCGGAAGCCGAGCCCATCTCCAACGAACAATTGCTGGTGCTGCCGTGTGACATCCTCGTGCCCGCCGCTCTCGAGCGCCAGATTACCCAGGCGAACGCCGGCAAGGTCCAGTGCCGCATCATCGCCGAAGCTGCCAACGGCCCCACCACGCCTGAAGGCGACGCGATCCTGGCCCAGCGCCCGGAGATCTTCGTTCTCCCTGACATCCTGTGCAACGCGGGCGGCGTGGTGGTATCCTATTTCGAATGGGTGCAGGACCTGCAGAGCTTCTTCTGGGGCGAGACCGAAGTCGTGGACAAGCTCTTCCGCATCCTGGAAACCGCCTACACCCAAGTGGTCACCTTGAGTCGCAAACAGAAGATCCCCATGCGCATGGCCGCCCTGACCCTCGGAATCAAACGCGTGCAGGAGGCCAAGCGAATCCGGGGCCTCTTCCCGTAG
- a CDS encoding metallopeptidase family protein, which produces MRACWQLLRTLAQEQVDATLAELPMPLRERAQALPVTFERRPNAAHRRDGIAADTLGLFVGPEFACEETSALPLPPQIILFLENLWDFAEADEEIYCDEVHTTYLHELGHYLGLDEDDLYDRGLD; this is translated from the coding sequence ATGCGCGCTTGCTGGCAACTACTCCGCACCCTGGCGCAGGAACAAGTGGACGCGACTCTGGCCGAGTTGCCGATGCCGCTGCGCGAGCGGGCGCAGGCGCTGCCGGTGACGTTCGAGCGCCGGCCCAACGCGGCCCATCGCCGGGACGGCATCGCCGCGGACACGTTAGGCCTGTTCGTCGGGCCGGAGTTCGCCTGCGAGGAGACCAGCGCCCTGCCGCTGCCGCCGCAGATCATTCTTTTCCTGGAGAACTTGTGGGACTTTGCCGAGGCTGACGAAGAAATCTACTGCGATGAGGTCCACACCACTTACCTCCACGAGCTGGGCCATTACCTGGGCCTGGACGAGGATGACCTCTACGACCGCGGCTTGGATTAG